GAACGGCTTACCCAATATCAGTGAAACGAATAGAAAATCACCTCAAATCAATAGAATCTGACAATAGCTAAATTGACAGCTATTATCATTAACAAGTATAACTAAACTGCAACTTCGAATATTTACAGAATTTATTTCGAATAAAAGGGAGAACCAATGGTTAATTTTGACGATAAGCGCAATTTTTATCGCATGCTACTTAATAGTGAAGTGAAGGTCACTATTATCGATGACGAAATTAACAGTGAATTTGTGGCGACGTGTCGCGATTTAAGTGCAACAGGCATGGCAATTGAAATGAGTCATCCGCTTGAAATGGGCACTCGTGTTAAAGCGAAAATCGAATCGGCAAATGCGTCAGTTCAAGCATTAGACGTGAAAGGCAAAGTCGTTCGCATCGAAGAAGAAGCAACGGATTTATACTTAGTTGGCATCGCCATTGACGATATGGACTAGCCAGCATCGTCGATATTTACTCAGGAGCCAGCGCGTTAGCTAAGGCTGTTAACTCATTGTGTTAACATGGTCAGTTAACACAATGAGTTAATGACAAGCGCTTCTGAGTGATTAGATTTTTAGTGTAAGCTTTTTTCAATGGTCTGATATTTGTCGCTGCATTCTAGTGCTAGATCGGCTTGTCACGTAAGTATTTGTTTCGTAAATCACTCAGTAGACACTCAGTATAAAAGTGCAAAGTCACTTCGATTATTACCTACTTTGAGTACTCTTCATTTAACACCTTTCTTTTATCAAATTATAACTATGTAGGCCCAAGTGCTAATTGCTCAGCCTAGCATGGTTTAGTCTAGTTAGCCCTATTGCTTTAACTCATCTAGAGAGCAGTAAAAATCATCTACTAGCAGCTCATTAGCCATACAAAACTGAGATTTTGTAAACCCGATACAAATTTTCCACGTAGATACACATACAACTAACGTCGTGCTCTAACGCGCCTGCTTTTTATGCGCTAAGGTTCAACACCTTTTTGTAATGCCTAAGTGAAAGGCATAATTGATTATGATACTTAACGCCTTGTTATTTAATGTGTGCTGGTTTGGTCTTATCTTTTGGGGTAACTATTTTATACCTGTCGTTTTTATTTGGCTGGTATGGCACTTGAAAAACTGTCCAAATACCAAACAAGAGTTTCAGTTGATTTTTCAAGTAGCCGCAATCGGGCTGATTATCGACTCATCGTTAATGCATGTAGGCATATTTAGTTTTGAGCAAGAGTCGTTAATTATTCCTGCTTGGCTATTGGTTCTTTGGGCAGCGTTTGCTGCGACATTAAATCACAGCATCAAACTTATTTGTCGAAATGTCACCGTCAGCCGTTGTATCGGGGCGTTTGTTGTTCCGATGAGTTATCTTGCTGGAGAGCGTTTAGAGGCGGTTTATTTCCAATTCTCTTACCTAGCGACTGTCGCCACCATATCCATCGTCTGGATGTTACTTCTCCCATATCTAATTTCTCTGACGGTTGAAAAAAAACAAGGCTATGCGTAACGCTATGCGAAAAAAAATATTCATATTATTAATTGGACTACTACCTATGTTGTCAATAGCTACTAATGCTTCGGCGATGTCTGCGCATGCAAACAGCTTCCCACAGCAATTAACCGAAATAAAGCAACCGCTTATACTCGTAGGTAAAGCAAAGTTCAGCGTTTTATTTTGGGACATCTATGATAGCGCGCTGTTTACTTACGATGGAAAATACCAAGCAGACGCAGCGTTTTTATTTGAGATAAACTACTTGCGTGATATCAGCCGTGACGATTTAATCGAGCGAACTGTTGAGCAGTGGCAACACCTTGGTGTTGATTCAATAAAGTACCAACCTTTTCTAGCCGACTTAGCCAATATCTGGCCTAACATAACTAAAGGCGATCAACTCGCTATGTGGACAGATGGGCAATCGACGGCATTCTATTTTAATCAAGCTTTTAAGGGGGAAATAGCGGATCCCGCATTTAGCCAATTGTTTGCAAGCATTTGGTTGTCGCCGCAAACAAGCCAACCCAAACTGCGTAAAAAATTGCTAGGCAACTAATAGCCATCAATTAATCATCATCAACGGTTAGTAAAACCACCTGTAATCAAATGCTAAGGAATTCCGCTTGAAAATCACGATAGCTAAAACCCTATTTGCCGTTGCTACTTTTTCATTCATTACAGGGTGTGGCCATCACATCAAAGACTATGATACTACGCAGCCAAAGTTTGAGCTCGATACCTATTTTGATGGCTCTGTAACAGCCTGGGGCTTAGTGCAAGACTATACCAATAAGGTAACTCGTCGATTTTGCGTTGAAATAGAGGGTAGTTGGCAGGGCAATAAAGGCACGCTGGTAGAAACTTTTTATTTTAATGACGGCGAGCGAAGCTACCGCACTTGGCAATTAGTGAAAGACGGCGATAATTATCAAGGAACTGCTGAAGATGTAACGGGCACTGCCACTGGAATGACCCAAGGTTTCGCATTTCAATGGCAGTATCACTTACAGCTCGCCATTGACGGTACAGATTATGAGTTTTTTCTTGACGATTGGATGTACCAAGTTGATCAATCGCGGGTTTTTAATCGTACCTCGATGAAGAAATTTGGGATAGAAGTTGCAGAGCTGACATTATTCTTTGACAAACAACAACCAGTTCGAGGCTGCCAGTAGGCACTAAACGTTAATTTTTAGCTGCTTTTTCTTGTAAAACATATAAAGACGCTTGGATGCAAAATCTAAGGGGATTTCTTTTTCTTTTATATCTTAATTATTTGAATAATAAAGCAAATATCTGATTAAAAAGTAATCTGTTGTGAGCTCGTTGGCGTAATCCTGTCGTCACTAATAAAAACGAGGACACAACATTGAAAGCGTCAACTTTATTAATTACGGCATTTGCCAGTCTATTATTTTTGCAGGGGTGCGACGATGATGACGATCGTCCTAATGTAGTAATCCCTGAACCTCCAGCTGCAGAGCCAAACACCGTAGTCGATGTTGCGGTGGCAGACGGTAACTTCGCAACCTTAGTTGCTGCATTACAAGCAACAGGCTTAGACCAAACGTTAGATGATGCAACTGCAAGCTTCACAGTTTTTGCACCCACAGATGCAGCGTTTGAGCTTCTTGGGCAAGATACCATTAACGCCTTACTGGCGGATACCGATACCTTATCAGACATTCTAACCTACCACGTCATTGCCAGTGAAGTTAATGCGGCCGCAGCGATTGCGAGTGCCGGAATGAAAGTAGAAATGGTAAACGGTGACCAGGTTGGTTTGTCACTTAGTGGTGATAATTTATTAGTCAACACTTCAACGGTAACAACAACCGACATTGTGACTGACAACGGGATTATTCATGTAATTGACGCTGTACTGATGCCCCCGTCAGACCCTGGTATGCCAACGGCAAATATTGTGGACACCGCAGTCGCCGCAGGTTCATTTACGACACTAGTAGCGGCGCTGCAAGCGACTGGATTAGATGCAACGTTAGCGGATGAAAGTGCGACATTTACTGTTTTTGCGCCGACCGACGATGCCTTTGCAATTCTTGGTAGTGATGTCATCGCCACCTTATTGGCAAATCCAGATGTTTTATCAAGTATTTTGCTGCAGCACGTGGTTACAGGCAGCGTCGACTCAGTAACTGCTTATACCTTAAACGGACAATCTGCTACGACAGCATCTGAAGCTATGATTGACATCCTTATTAATCCTGACACTGATATGCTGACGGTAGGCGGTGCAAATGTTGTGATGAAAGACATCTACACGACAAATGGCATTATCCATGTCATTGATGCCGTAATAGTGGGAGACGTTGAGGTGCCAACACCGCCAGGCTCAATTGTCGAGGTTGCCGTTGGTGCAGGTTCATTCACGATACTAGTTACTGCGCTGCAAGCAACGGGGCTGGATACTGTATTAGCGGATACTGACACAGATTTTACGGTATTTGCGCCAAGCGATGCAGCTTTTGCAAAATTGGGTGATGCTACCATTTCAGCATTATTGGCTGATCCAGACACCTTATCTGATATTTTGCTATATCACGTAATTTCAGGTAGTGAAATTAAACGTGATGCTGCATTAACTGTTGCACAGTCGGCGGATAAAAAAGTTATTATGGCTAATAGCGATATGGCTGCGCTTTCAATTTCAGGTTCAGACTTATTTATTAATGACAGCGTGGTCAGCACTGCCGATGTCATGGCAAGTAATGGCGTTATTCACGTGATCGATTCTGTTATTTTACCGCCTGCTATGCGTGGTGAACCAACACAGTCTATTGTTGATGTTGCAGTCGCTGATGCAAACTTCTCAACCTTAGTCACTGCGCTAACAGCAGCAAACTTAGTGTCAACACTTGCTGATGAAAACGCGACATATACGGTGTTTGCACCAACAAACGATGCATTCGCGAAAATTGAATCAGGAGCGTTATCCGCATTACTGACTGATACCAATGCGTTAAGCGCTGTGTTACTCAAACATGTATTGTCGTCTCAAATTGGCTCTGTTGATGCATTTGCTGCCAATGGCGCAATGGTTGAAACGGTGGGTGGTGATAATGTGGCAGTCAACTTAGTAAATTATGCAAGTTTTACTGGTGGTGAAAGTGAAGAAGTTGCATACGATGCCGCTAATCAGCGACTAGTCGGTGGCATGGGGTCATCAATGGCAGGAATGTCGTTGTATGTATTTAACAATGACCTTGGCAGCGCAGGTAGTAATTGTAATGGTGACTGTGCGACAACCTGGCCACCACTGCTGGTAACTGACGGTTTAGTATCCGATATTCCAGGTGTAGGCACGATAATGCGTGATGACGGAAGTATGCAGGCAAGCTTTTTAGGTCGTCCTCTATATTTCTACAGCGGTGATTCAGCTCCTGGCGATACAACTGGTCAAGGGCTTGGTGGCGTTTGGTTCCTTGCTGAGCAAAACCAAACGACATTACAAATTAACGGTAGCAACGTGATAGTAAAAGATATTTACACGACAAACGGCGTTATCCACGTTATTGATACCGTGATCACGAATTAACGGCGTCGTAAATGGTTATTACTAGTGATTATTTCTACTCTTTGTTACCAATAATAACCGTTGCAGGCTCACCCAGTTCGGATGAATTAAACAAGAGCTCGGGTGAGTCAAACAAGACTGGGGCATTGAAATCGAGGCGCTAATACCCCTTGTTTCAATGTCTCAGTTTTTTAATTAGACACATATCTCAACAGCCACATCGCGCTAAATATGCACTAGCATATATTCTCTATTCCTCGTTAAAAACAACGCGTCGACTTGAACTAAAATCCCTTTTCATACGCTATTACCGCAAGGCTGATCAATAACCGAGAGTGCTACGTAGTAATAAACAACAGAATAGTTTGTTACTAGAAATATTTGTGACTATAAATGATTTTACCGATTTTTCCTTTGCCTGTTTATTTGTTGCCTAATGGCATTACCCAACTGCGCATCTTTGAACAGCGCTACCTTAACATGGTAAAGAACAGTCAAAATACTCAAGGCTTTGTTATTGTTCACACACTACGTGATGGTCAAAAAAGTAAATACAAAACCAATGCTAAAACACGTTTGAGCGAGTGGGGCAGTTGGGTTGATATTGTTGACTTTGATAGCGGTGAAGATGGCATGTTGTTGATCACGGTACGTTGTAAATCCTTGGTCAATATCGCTGATGTTCACCAGCAAGAAGACAAACTAAATCTCGCGACAATTTTGCCCAAACCACATTGGCAGGCAGAAGTTGAAAATGAGCGTTGTTTATTACTTAAAACGCAACTTGAACGCCTGTTTGATAGCCACATCGCTTTGCAGAAACTTTACCCAAGTCCTGACTTTGACAGCGATAACTGGGTGTGTGCTCGTTGGCTTGAATTGCTACCTATTGAGTTTTCAGATAAACAGCATTTTTCGCAAGATAACAGTTTTGTTGAAGCTGTAGACTTTCTCACGACTATCTTCGTTAGTGAAACTTCGTCATAATTTAAGTGATCTCCTGTCACTTGCTGCACGTAGTGATTCTTAATAATTCTTGTCTTGGAACAATAATATGGGTCAAAGTACCAACTCTGTGTTGCAAAGTGCTAAACCAAGCGCTAAAGCTATACAGATGAACGAGTCAATTGAGCACCAAACCTTAGCCCAGTTTTTAGTCGACGTTGCCGAGCGCAGAGATCGACAATCGTTTACTGAGCTTTTCAAATTTTTTGCCCCGAAAATACAGCGTATTGCTGCCAGTAAGTACGGCAATGAAGTCTTAGCGTCGGAAGTTGTCCAAGAAACCATGACGAATGTCTGGCGCAAGGCACACCTCTTCGACGTTTCCAAAGGTTCGCCAACTACTTGGGTTTACACCGTAATGCGTAACGTCACGTTTGATTTGTTACGAAAAATTAAAGCTAAAAAAGAAGACAATCTTAGCGACGACTTCTGGCCTATGGTGGAAGGTATCGCTGCAGAAGACGAAAAAAGTGTTTTCTCAGATCACCTAGCGTCAAAAGAAGTGCTCGCGTGTATCGACAAGCTACCAGAGAACCAACAAAGTGTAATTAAAGGCTTTTACTTTATGGAGATGTCACAAGAACAGTTGGCTGTTCACTTAGACATTCCCCTTGGCACGGTAAAATCCAGATTGCGTTTAGCCCTTGCCAAATTAAAGCAGCATATTGGAGAACAACATGATTAAGCATCACCCAGACGATATTATGTTGGGTAAATTTGTTGAAGGTGATTTACCCGCTTCAATTGCCGCAGCTGTCGCAGTTCACGTTGATATGTGCCCTAAATGCAAGGCGAAATGTGAAGCATTAACTGAGCAACAAGCAGAGCGTGTGTTTTCATCAAACGGGCATGTTTCTATTACTCATTCAGAAGAATGTTCACAATCACACACGAGTGAACATAACGCTTTTGAGACTGCAGAGTTCTGTTCAAGCTTATCGATAGAACAAATGGTCAGTGAAATAACTGAAAATGATGAAATTGATCTTGCTGTTGAATCAAGAGAAGAAACAATTTCCGTTCAAGGTACGCAGTACAAGCTTCCACGAGCATTAACAAACCTTGCGATGGGTAAATGGACGAGTATAGGTAACTTAGCAAGAGCTAGGTTAGCACTTGACGAAGAGCCTATTCGCGCCAGCTTATTACAAATACAGCCAGGTGGTTCGGTGCCAGAGCACACTCACAAAGGGTTTGAATTAACGTTGTTGCTAGAAGGTCACTTTAAAGATGATATGGGCGAATATGGCCCTGGCGACTTTATTATGCTAGATGGCAGTAAAACGCACAGCCCAATAACAGACGACGGATGCCTTTGTTACACCGTCGCCAATGATGCTCAGCACTTTACGCAAGGCTTGAACAAGTTACTTAATCCAATTGGCAGTTTAATTTACTAGGCAGAGGTTATTCCTATGAATAAACAACAATTAACAGGCATGGATAAAATCACCATTGGCATCAGTGCTTGTGTACACGGTGAAAATGTGCGTTTTGACGCAAGCTCAAAACCCTCGCACTTTTGTATCGAAGAGTTAGGTGAGTATGTGACATACCAACCTATTTGCCCAGAAGTTGCTATTGGCTTGCCAGTGCCACGCCCAACGATTCGCCAAATTAATAAAAATGACGTGATTCACGTTTCAAGACCTGATGGCAGCGGTGATGTAACCGAAGCGCTGAGTGAGTATGGGAAAAAAATTGCCAAGATAGCAAAAAATTTCAGTGGTTTTATCTTCTGTGCGAAAAGCCCAAGTTGCGGCATGGAACGCGTCAAGGTTTATGATGAAGCAGGTAAGGGTTCAGTTTCAACGGGTGTTGGAGTATTTGCCGCAGAGATCATGAAAGCTAATCCACTATTACCGTGTGAAGAAAATGGCCGATTAAATGATGCTGTGATTCGCGAGAATTTTGTTGCTCGTGTGTACGCCTATCGCATGTGGCAAAGCTTATCTCAAGAGCCAATAACCAAGCATAAATTGATGGAATTTCACACACAGTTTAAGTATACGGTAATGAGTCATGACTTAGTTGCCTATAAAGAACTAGGCCAACTACTTGCAAGGGCAGATCTTGACGTTGAAACTATGGCAGAACAGTACATTACTGGCTTAATGACTGCTTTGAAAACAAAAGCGACGCGCAAAAAGCACTCAAATACGCTACAACATATTCAAGGCTACTTTTCTAACGAGCTATCTCCGATGGAAAAACAAGAATTATCTGGCCAAATTGATGAATACCGAAAAGGTTTAGTACCACTATTCGTGCCGTTAACCTTAATAAAACATCACTTGATGCGATTCCCTAAAGCCTATCTGCAAAAACAGTTTTATTTATCACCGCATCCTGCTGAATTAAAACTTAGGTACAGTTTGTAGCCTAATCCTTGAAAGCTAGAACGCCAGATAATGTGTTTCTAGCATTTATAGCCGTTGTTGATAGAGTATTTTATATGTTGTTATGGTTTCGCAATGACCTTCGACTGACCGATAATCCCGCACTTAACTTTGCAATTGAAAATGGCGTCACCGACGCCATTTTCTTTATCTCTCCTAAACAGTGGCAAGCGCATAATTTAGCGCCAATAAAAAAAGATTTTATTTATCGTCACGCCTTACTACTTAAACATCAACTTGTTGAACTTGGCATTCAACTTCAATTGATAGAGGCAGCGAGTTTTGACGATCAAATTGACTTTTTAAAGGCTAACGAACATAAGCAAATTATTGTTAATCAAGAGCTAGAGCTTAATGAGCAACGCCGTGATGCTGCGCTAAAAGATGCGGGTGTTGAACTTATCACATTTGAAAGTGATGTTGTGGTGCCTAAAGGGCTGATACTAAATCAATCTGGCCAAATGTTTCGCGTGTTTACGCCGTTTAAACGGGCATGGCTTAGTTGGCTGCGTCAACACGGTTTTAACATTGAAACTCACCCCACAATTCAGTCATTAGTTTTCGAGGAGAAAGACCTTTTAGCCAAAATTGAGTCTGACAACTTCAAAGCGGGCGCTGAAAAATGGCCGATGTCGTTTCAAGTTGAACAAACGCTTATTCCAATGTTTATGGAAACTAAATTAAGCAAATATCAAGAGCAACGAGATGTACCATCAATAAAAGGTACCTCTGGTTTATCCCCTTATTTGGCTATCGGCGCGATAAGCCCCAAATATTTATTAACCATATTACTATCAAGGCATCCTGACATACTTTCAGAACAGCCAGCATCTGCCTTTAGCTGGCTAAACGAATTAGTGTGGCGTGAGTTTTATCGCCATCTATTGTTTCACTTCCCAAACTTAATAAAAGGCACTGTATTCAACGAGAAGTATGAAAATATTCCATGGCAAACGGATCAAAAGTATTTACAAGCTTGGCAACAAGGCAAAACAGGTTACCCAATTGTTGATGCGGCGATGCGTCAACTTAATCAAACTGGCTGGATGCATAACCGGTTGCGAATGATAGTCGCAAGCTTTTTAACTAAGCACTTATTAGTTGATTGGCGAGCAGGGGAAACTTACTTCACCGAAAAACTGATTGATTTAGATTTTGCTGCCAATAACGGTGGCTGGCAGTGGTCAGCTGGCACAGGTTGTGATGCTCAGCCATACTTTCGAATTTTTAATCCTATTACGCAAAGCGAGAAGTTTGATCCCCAAGGTAATTTTATCCGTAAATATTTACCAGAACTCGCTGATATACCTGACAAATATATTCATTTCCCACATGAGTATATACGCGCTACAGGACTAAAATGTTACTGGCCTGCCATTGTTGAGCACAAAGCAGCGAGAGAAAAGGCGCTCGCTTTTTATAAGCAGCATTTGTAAAGTTATACAATAAGTTATAGTAAATTAACTGATTGTAACGTTTGGACCTAACTCATTATGGAACCTGTCAGCCCGTTGAAAGTAAATCATTTACCCCTTTGGTTAGAGCAGTTTATAGAAACTTATCAAAAATTGGGCACTGACAACCTAGGTTTACTTAGCAACATTTATGCTAAAGACGTTGTGTTCATTGACCCAATGCATCATATATCGGGCTTTGACAATCTAGAAGACTATTTCGTTAGTTTATACACAAACTTAACGAGTTGTACATTTCGTGTCGACGAGGTCATTTACAAAGGGCAAGACGCCGCCATTTATTGGACCATGGAATACTGCCATCCAAAACTTAACAAAAACAAACCCGTTACCGTGCAAGGGCACTCCAAGCTGCGCGGGTATCGAGATAAAGTCATCTACCACCGAGATTACTTGGATCTTGGCGCCATGATATACGAACACGTACCGCTACTTGGCAGTGTTGTTAAGTTGATTAAGCAAAGAGCAAACGCGTGAGAGTCCTCATTACCGGCGCGACGTCTGGTATTGGTGAAGCGCTAGTTGAGCGCTACCTCGAAGCTGGTATGTCAGTACTAGCCTGTGGGCGCAGCGCAGATAAGTTAAAGCGCTTAGTGAGCAAACATCAAGAAGCAAACGACAGCAATCAGTTAGCAACGCTAACGTTTGATATCACTGACAGTGAGCAAATTCAAAATGCGACGTCAACGCTGGTCGATATTGATATCGCCATACTTAACGCAGGTGATTGCGAATATATTGATGACCCATTTAATTTTGATGCCGTGCTATTCGAGCGAGTAATCAAGGTTAACCTTATTGCGATGGGGCACCTTATCTCAGCATTATTGCCGAAAATATCTCAAGGTGGGCAGCTTGCATTGATGAGTTCAAGCGTTACTAATTTGCCATTTCCAAGAGCACAAGCTTACGGCGCGTCAAAAGCAGGGTTAGACTACCTCGCAAAAGCCATGCAGTTAGAATTGCAGCCATATCAAATATCGGTATCGCTGATTCACCCTGGGTTTATTAAAACGCCACTAACCGACAAAAACGATTTTGATATGCCATTTTTAATGTCTTCTGAACAAGCGGCTCAACGTATATTTATTGGTTTAAGTAAAAGAAAAAACAAAATAGAGTTTCCAAAAAGGTTTATTTATTTGATGAAAATTATCGCCTGTTTACCATCATTTGTGTGGGCTGGGCTTAACAGCAAAGCAATTACGGCTAAGTATGCTGAACATCAAAAGAAGCCTCATTCAAGGAGTATTAAGCAGTGAAGCACATTGCAGTGATAGGCTCAGGAATTGCTGGCCTTACATCCGCTTACTTGTTATCTAAAAAGCATCAAGTCAGCGTATTTGAAAAGAACGATTATATTGGCGGACATACCGCGACCATTGACGTTAACCACAAAGGTGAGCAATTAGCCATCGATACTGGTTTTATCGTATTTAACAACAAAACCTATCCTTTATTTTTACAATTGCTCGACGAAATTGGCGTTGGTAAACAAGAAACCGAAATGAGTTTCTCAGTGCACAATTTACAAACTGGCTTTGAATACAACGGCCACAATCTTAATACGCTATTTGCTCAGCGCCGCAATATCGTCAGACCTCGTTTCTGGCACCTTATTTCTGAAATCCTACGGTTTAATCGCCACTGCAAAGACTTACACACAAATGGCCTAAAAGATGATGGGCAAACACTTGGTGAGTTTTTAGTTGAGCACAGCTATAGCCGCTTTTTCTGTGAACACTATATTTTGCCGATGGGCGCTGCGATATGGTCAAGCTCCGTCGAAGAGATGGA
This Thalassotalea euphylliae DNA region includes the following protein-coding sequences:
- a CDS encoding PilZ domain-containing protein produces the protein MVNFDDKRNFYRMLLNSEVKVTIIDDEINSEFVATCRDLSATGMAIEMSHPLEMGTRVKAKIESANASVQALDVKGKVVRIEEEATDLYLVGIAIDDMD
- a CDS encoding DUF2878 domain-containing protein encodes the protein MILNALLFNVCWFGLIFWGNYFIPVVFIWLVWHLKNCPNTKQEFQLIFQVAAIGLIIDSSLMHVGIFSFEQESLIIPAWLLVLWAAFAATLNHSIKLICRNVTVSRCIGAFVVPMSYLAGERLEAVYFQFSYLATVATISIVWMLLLPYLISLTVEKKQGYA
- a CDS encoding chalcone isomerase family protein; translation: MLSIATNASAMSAHANSFPQQLTEIKQPLILVGKAKFSVLFWDIYDSALFTYDGKYQADAAFLFEINYLRDISRDDLIERTVEQWQHLGVDSIKYQPFLADLANIWPNITKGDQLAMWTDGQSTAFYFNQAFKGEIADPAFSQLFASIWLSPQTSQPKLRKKLLGN
- a CDS encoding DUF3833 domain-containing protein; the protein is MKITIAKTLFAVATFSFITGCGHHIKDYDTTQPKFELDTYFDGSVTAWGLVQDYTNKVTRRFCVEIEGSWQGNKGTLVETFYFNDGERSYRTWQLVKDGDNYQGTAEDVTGTATGMTQGFAFQWQYHLQLAIDGTDYEFFLDDWMYQVDQSRVFNRTSMKKFGIEVAELTLFFDKQQPVRGCQ
- a CDS encoding fasciclin domain-containing protein; its protein translation is MKASTLLITAFASLLFLQGCDDDDDRPNVVIPEPPAAEPNTVVDVAVADGNFATLVAALQATGLDQTLDDATASFTVFAPTDAAFELLGQDTINALLADTDTLSDILTYHVIASEVNAAAAIASAGMKVEMVNGDQVGLSLSGDNLLVNTSTVTTTDIVTDNGIIHVIDAVLMPPSDPGMPTANIVDTAVAAGSFTTLVAALQATGLDATLADESATFTVFAPTDDAFAILGSDVIATLLANPDVLSSILLQHVVTGSVDSVTAYTLNGQSATTASEAMIDILINPDTDMLTVGGANVVMKDIYTTNGIIHVIDAVIVGDVEVPTPPGSIVEVAVGAGSFTILVTALQATGLDTVLADTDTDFTVFAPSDAAFAKLGDATISALLADPDTLSDILLYHVISGSEIKRDAALTVAQSADKKVIMANSDMAALSISGSDLFINDSVVSTADVMASNGVIHVIDSVILPPAMRGEPTQSIVDVAVADANFSTLVTALTAANLVSTLADENATYTVFAPTNDAFAKIESGALSALLTDTNALSAVLLKHVLSSQIGSVDAFAANGAMVETVGGDNVAVNLVNYASFTGGESEEVAYDAANQRLVGGMGSSMAGMSLYVFNNDLGSAGSNCNGDCATTWPPLLVTDGLVSDIPGVGTIMRDDGSMQASFLGRPLYFYSGDSAPGDTTGQGLGGVWFLAEQNQTTLQINGSNVIVKDIYTTNGVIHVIDTVITN
- a CDS encoding LON peptidase substrate-binding domain-containing protein translates to MILPIFPLPVYLLPNGITQLRIFEQRYLNMVKNSQNTQGFVIVHTLRDGQKSKYKTNAKTRLSEWGSWVDIVDFDSGEDGMLLITVRCKSLVNIADVHQQEDKLNLATILPKPHWQAEVENERCLLLKTQLERLFDSHIALQKLYPSPDFDSDNWVCARWLELLPIEFSDKQHFSQDNSFVEAVDFLTTIFVSETSS
- a CDS encoding sigma-70 family RNA polymerase sigma factor, which encodes MGQSTNSVLQSAKPSAKAIQMNESIEHQTLAQFLVDVAERRDRQSFTELFKFFAPKIQRIAASKYGNEVLASEVVQETMTNVWRKAHLFDVSKGSPTTWVYTVMRNVTFDLLRKIKAKKEDNLSDDFWPMVEGIAAEDEKSVFSDHLASKEVLACIDKLPENQQSVIKGFYFMEMSQEQLAVHLDIPLGTVKSRLRLALAKLKQHIGEQHD
- a CDS encoding ChrR family anti-sigma-E factor translates to MIKHHPDDIMLGKFVEGDLPASIAAAVAVHVDMCPKCKAKCEALTEQQAERVFSSNGHVSITHSEECSQSHTSEHNAFETAEFCSSLSIEQMVSEITENDEIDLAVESREETISVQGTQYKLPRALTNLAMGKWTSIGNLARARLALDEEPIRASLLQIQPGGSVPEHTHKGFELTLLLEGHFKDDMGEYGPGDFIMLDGSKTHSPITDDGCLCYTVANDAQHFTQGLNKLLNPIGSLIY
- a CDS encoding YbgA family protein, which codes for MNKQQLTGMDKITIGISACVHGENVRFDASSKPSHFCIEELGEYVTYQPICPEVAIGLPVPRPTIRQINKNDVIHVSRPDGSGDVTEALSEYGKKIAKIAKNFSGFIFCAKSPSCGMERVKVYDEAGKGSVSTGVGVFAAEIMKANPLLPCEENGRLNDAVIRENFVARVYAYRMWQSLSQEPITKHKLMEFHTQFKYTVMSHDLVAYKELGQLLARADLDVETMAEQYITGLMTALKTKATRKKHSNTLQHIQGYFSNELSPMEKQELSGQIDEYRKGLVPLFVPLTLIKHHLMRFPKAYLQKQFYLSPHPAELKLRYSL
- the phrB gene encoding deoxyribodipyrimidine photo-lyase; this translates as MLLWFRNDLRLTDNPALNFAIENGVTDAIFFISPKQWQAHNLAPIKKDFIYRHALLLKHQLVELGIQLQLIEAASFDDQIDFLKANEHKQIIVNQELELNEQRRDAALKDAGVELITFESDVVVPKGLILNQSGQMFRVFTPFKRAWLSWLRQHGFNIETHPTIQSLVFEEKDLLAKIESDNFKAGAEKWPMSFQVEQTLIPMFMETKLSKYQEQRDVPSIKGTSGLSPYLAIGAISPKYLLTILLSRHPDILSEQPASAFSWLNELVWREFYRHLLFHFPNLIKGTVFNEKYENIPWQTDQKYLQAWQQGKTGYPIVDAAMRQLNQTGWMHNRLRMIVASFLTKHLLVDWRAGETYFTEKLIDLDFAANNGGWQWSAGTGCDAQPYFRIFNPITQSEKFDPQGNFIRKYLPELADIPDKYIHFPHEYIRATGLKCYWPAIVEHKAAREKALAFYKQHL
- a CDS encoding nuclear transport factor 2 family protein, whose translation is MEPVSPLKVNHLPLWLEQFIETYQKLGTDNLGLLSNIYAKDVVFIDPMHHISGFDNLEDYFVSLYTNLTSCTFRVDEVIYKGQDAAIYWTMEYCHPKLNKNKPVTVQGHSKLRGYRDKVIYHRDYLDLGAMIYEHVPLLGSVVKLIKQRANA
- a CDS encoding SDR family NAD(P)-dependent oxidoreductase, giving the protein MRVLITGATSGIGEALVERYLEAGMSVLACGRSADKLKRLVSKHQEANDSNQLATLTFDITDSEQIQNATSTLVDIDIAILNAGDCEYIDDPFNFDAVLFERVIKVNLIAMGHLISALLPKISQGGQLALMSSSVTNLPFPRAQAYGASKAGLDYLAKAMQLELQPYQISVSLIHPGFIKTPLTDKNDFDMPFLMSSEQAAQRIFIGLSKRKNKIEFPKRFIYLMKIIACLPSFVWAGLNSKAITAKYAEHQKKPHSRSIKQ